CCGTTTTACGCCGAATCCGGCGGTCAAAGCGCGGATAAGGGCAAAATATTTATGCCTTCTTTTAACGCTGAAGCTGAAGTGTATGACGTTTTTAAGCCCATAGGAAATTTGTTTGTTCATAAAATAAAAATTTTAAAAAGTTGTTTTAGAAAAGAAATCGAAATTCTTTCTATTATAGACAAAAAGCACCGACTTCAGATTCAGCGTCATCACACAGCGACCCATCTTCTTCATAAAGCTTTAAGAGAATTGTTAGGTGGACATATTACGCAGGCAGGTTCTTTGGTTACGTCGGATTATCTGCGTTTTGATTTTACCCATTTTTCTGCGATAAAAAAAGACGATTTAAAAAAAATCGAGAGCAATATTAACGCCGTAATAAGAGCAGATACTCCAGTATGCATCGCAAATATGACGATAAATGAAGCAAGAAATGCAGGAGCTACGGCATTATTTGGCGAAAAGTACGGCGATATTGTCAGGACGGTTTCTGTAAAAAATGAGGATGGAAACTCAAATTATTCTATGGAACTCTGCGGCGGAACGCATATTTCAAGAACAGGAGAGATAGGATTCTTAAAAATTCTTTCCGAATCTTCCGCAGCAGCAGGTATAAGACGCATAGAAGCAGTTGCGGGAGAAGCAGCCGAACTTTATGTTTCCGAACAGGAACGCAGTTATCAAAAAATATTGGAATTATTTAATGTTTCAAAAACCGATTTAATGATAAAAATACAAAAATATTTTGACGATTATAAAAAGCTTGAACAAGAGCTTAACTCGTTAAAAAGTCTTTTAATATCTAGCGAAATAGATAATTACGTTAAAAACGTAAAAGAAGTCAAAGGTTTCAAATTTTTGTCTTTATCAGTTGGCGGACAAGACGTTAAGTCGCTTAGGGAAATATCCGACAAAATCAAAGAAAAAATCGGCTCTATAATTTTAATAATCGTTTCTATAAACGAAGGCATAGCCTCTTTTATAATTTCAGCAACCCAAGATTACGTTAAAAAAGGAGTAAATGCAGGAAAAATTGCAAAATCTTTTTCATCCGCTATAAACGGTTCCGGAGGTGGAAAACCTGACTTTGCGCAAGGCGGTTCAAAAGACATTACAAAAATTAATGAAGTCATAAAAAACGCCGACAAATACTTATAAATTTAAGCATACCCGATTTAAATATAATTGAATTGGAAATTATATGAACGAAAAAAATATGGATTTTTTTATTGGAAAACTTCTTGAGCAGGCAGGTATTAAATTTGAATACCAGGGGAGTAAAATTAAAGAGATTTCTGAATCTTTGAGAACGGCTTCTAAAAGAAATTCTAAACATGCAGGCAGACCTGAGTTTACTGCAAAAGTCAACGATTTTATTTTAGTAGGTGAGGATAAAGCGACTGTTGATTTACAGGCAAAATATGTTGACGATACCAAACAGCAATTATCTATCCAAATAAAAGATATAACAAAATACGCTGAAAACGGCGCGTTGCATTATGCAAGACATATTGTTGAAAACACTAATTTTAAAAAAGTTTTTGCTTTTGGTTGTTCAGGAGATAAAAGACACTATAAAATCCGACCGATTTTTGTGGATAAAAACGGCAAATATACATTATTAAAAGAAGTTAATAATTTTGAAAATTTTAATTCCGAAAATATAAATCGTTACTATCGCGAACAAGTTTTACGCGAAGAACCAAAAGAAGTCACGGAATTGAAAGATATTTTAAACCGTGCAAAAAGACTGCATGAAGATTTAAGAAATTACGCCCAGCTTAGCGATACGGAAAAACCGTTGGTTGTTTCCGCAATTTTACTTTCACTAAACGAGCATTATGAAGACCAGCAAGGTTTTATAAATACTTTAATATGCGATAAAGTTAAAAGTGACGGACAAAAAATATACGAGGCGGTTTCTTCTCATATGCAGAGAGTGCAGGTAGAACCGCAAGTAAAATTACAACAGGTTCTTGCTCAATTTAATATTATTAAAACCCGCGTTATCTTAAGCGACTATAATAAAAAGCTCGGCAAAACTCCTTTGCGTTATTTTACAGAATATCTAAAAGAATATGTTATCGCTTATACAAAAGCTAATTCGCCAGAGGATGTTTTAGGCAGGTTTTACGGCGAATTTATGAAGTATAGCGGCGGAGATGGGCAAACGTTAGGTGTCGTGCTTACTCCGTCTCATATTACAGAATTGTTTTGTGATTTAGTGGATATTAAAGCAAAGGATATAGTTTTTGATCCATGCTGTGGAACAGGCGGTTTTCTTATAGCTGGACTGCATAAAATGCTTAAACAAGCAAAAACAAAAGAGCAAAAAGAAAATATAAAGAAAAATCAAATATACGGCGTGGAATTAAGGGACGATATGTTTTCTATAGCCACTACAAATATGATTTTAAGAGGTGATGGAAAAAGTAATTTAATATGTGCTGATTTTTTACAACAAGAAACACAAAAATTGCGCAAGAAAAATTTTAGTGTCGGTTTTATGAATCCGCCGTATTCGCAAAGCAAAAATAAAGAAACTGCGCATTTATCTGAAATAAATTTTATTTCTCGCTTGCTCAATAGTATGGCAGACGAAGCTCGTGTAGTAGTTATAGTTCCTCAAAGTGCGATGGTTGGCAAGACAAAAGAAGATAAATTAGTAAAAGTTGAAATTTTAAAACGTCATACATTGCAAGGCGTTATTACTCTTAATAAAAATACTTTTTACCGCATAGGCACAAACGCTTGCATAGCTGTTTTTACAGCTCATAAACCGCACTCGGCTGACGACTATGTAAAATTTATCAACTTTGAAGACGACGGGTTTGAAGTCAATAAACATATAGGATTAATTGAAACGGAAAGAGCCAAAGAAAAGAAACGTCGTTTATTAGAATGTTGGCGGCACAATAAAGACGCAGAAAGCAAGTTTATGGTTAAAACAAAAATTGAAGCTGAAGACGAATGGCTGCACAGTTTTTATTATTTTAACGACGAGATACCAACAGACACCGAATTTGAAAAGACAATGGCCGATTATTTGACTTTTGAGTTTAATATGATAGCTCACGGACGCGGTTATTTGTTTGGGTTTGAAGACAGGATAGAGAATGAATAATTTATCAGATAGAAAATGGAAAGAATTTATTGTTGAAGATTTATTTTGTAATATCTCCAATTCAAAAGCATATCACAAAACTAATCTTTGCGAAACTAAGCGAGGCATCGCTTATATCAGCCGGACAAATTTAAATAATGGATTTGAAGCAATAGTTTCAAATAACAGTTTTAAATCTAATCCAAAAAACTCAATAGTTTTCGGCGCTGAGAACGCTTCTTTTTTTTATGAGCCGTTTGAGTATATTACAGGAAATAAAATGTATGTAATTTCTGATGAGAGAATAAACAAATATAACGGGCTGTTTATTCAAAAAATGCTAAACAAAAGCGTTGAAAATTGTGGTTTTGGTTATGGTAAAGGTTTAATTGGTACAAGAGTGAAGAAACGGTCAATTTGTTTGCCAGTTGACGATAGCGGCGAACCAGACTGGCAGTTTATGACTGATTACATGAAATCCAAAGAACAAAAATTAATCAAACGCTATGAAACATATTTAAGTAAAATAAATGTTGGGGGGGGGGGGGGTAAATAATCGTCCTGTATGGCGCGAATTTCAGATTGGCGGCTTGTTTACTGTTGAGCGAGGCAAAAGGCTTATCAATTCAAATCGCAAAACAGGAAATCTTGCCTATTATTCAGCCGCTGAAAGTAATAATGGGTTAACTGATTTTATAAATAATCCGTTATTTACTACTGCAAATAAGCTTATACACACCACTTTTGGCGATGTATATTATGTAAAAAATAAATTCACGGCAAGCGATGAAATAACAATTCTTGACAATGAAAAACTTAATCGTTATGTCGGTTTATTTTTAAGTAAGGTTAT
This genomic window from Candidatus Endomicrobium procryptotermitis contains:
- a CDS encoding SAM-dependent methyltransferase, which codes for MNEKNMDFFIGKLLEQAGIKFEYQGSKIKEISESLRTASKRNSKHAGRPEFTAKVNDFILVGEDKATVDLQAKYVDDTKQQLSIQIKDITKYAENGALHYARHIVENTNFKKVFAFGCSGDKRHYKIRPIFVDKNGKYTLLKEVNNFENFNSENINRYYREQVLREEPKEVTELKDILNRAKRLHEDLRNYAQLSDTEKPLVVSAILLSLNEHYEDQQGFINTLICDKVKSDGQKIYEAVSSHMQRVQVEPQVKLQQVLAQFNIIKTRVILSDYNKKLGKTPLRYFTEYLKEYVIAYTKANSPEDVLGRFYGEFMKYSGGDGQTLGVVLTPSHITELFCDLVDIKAKDIVFDPCCGTGGFLIAGLHKMLKQAKTKEQKENIKKNQIYGVELRDDMFSIATTNMILRGDGKSNLICADFLQQETQKLRKKNFSVGFMNPPYSQSKNKETAHLSEINFISRLLNSMADEARVVVIVPQSAMVGKTKEDKLVKVEILKRHTLQGVITLNKNTFYRIGTNACIAVFTAHKPHSADDYVKFINFEDDGFEVNKHIGLIETERAKEKKRRLLECWRHNKDAESKFMVKTKIEAEDEWLHSFYYFNDEIPTDTEFEKTMADYLTFEFNMIAHGRGYLFGFEDRIENE
- a CDS encoding restriction endonuclease subunit S, coding for MNNLSDRKWKEFIVEDLFCNISNSKAYHKTNLCETKRGIAYISRTNLNNGFEAIVSNNSFKSNPKNSIVFGAENASFFYEPFEYITGNKMYVISDERINKYNGLFIQKMLNKSVENCGFGYGKGLIGTRVKKRSICLPVDDSGEPDWQFMTDYMKSKEQKLIKRYETYLSKINVGGGGGK
- a CDS encoding restriction endonuclease subunit S; protein product: MLGGGGVNNRPVWREFQIGGLFTVERGKRLINSNRKTGNLAYYSAAESNNGLTDFINNPLFTTANKLIHTTFGDVYYVKNKFTASDEITILDNEKLNRYVGLFLSKVMNNNKNKFAFGYKAFTERVKRQTILIPVDNNGNPDYAYMENYMRNIEIKKISQYVKFLKYN